The nucleotide sequence TCGCGCACCAGCCCGGCGGAAGATGCCAGGGTGTTTGCCGCCTGTTTTACCGGTATGCCGGACACTACCGTGCTGGTATTACTGGAGGGTGTCCTGAACAGTAAAAATCCACTGCTTGTGGAGCTTGCCGGAAAGGCGGCGGTCAAGACCTTTCCGCTCGTTAAGGGAAACGCATTACAGCAATGGGTGCAAAATCAGGTGAAGGCGGAAGGCGGCAGTATAACTCCCCGGGCGGTTGAGTTGCTGACCCGGGTAGTTGGCAGCAATCTCTGGACTATGGCCGGCGAGGTTAATAAACTGACACTGTTTGCTTCAGGTCGGCCTATTGAAGAAGAGGATGTTAAGATACTGGTCAGTTCCGCCCAGGAGACCAGCGTTTTTGCCATGGTTGATGCCATCGTTGAGTTTAAGATCGGGGTGGCGGAGAGGTTAGTGGAGCAGTTGTTACAGCAGGGGGCTGCTCCGACTTATCTCCTGTTCATGCTGGTACGGCAGGTGCGGATGATTGTCCGCGCCAGGGAGTTGAAGAAGCAGGGAAAGCCGGAAGTGGAGATTCAGAGGAGGCTGGGTGTGACCTCGGAGTTTGCTTTACGCCGGACAGTGGAGCAGTCCCAGCGTTATTCCTGGGCGCGACTGAAAGAGGTCTATCAGGAACTTCTGGAAGCTGACCTGGCCATTAAAACCGGCAAGTATGATGCTGAACTTGCTCTCAATATTCTGGTGGCTGACCTCTGCCGGCAGCGCGGGGCTTCGGTAGCTTGATTCGGGAGGAGAATTATTGAGTCTGCGGGAAGTAGGTGAACAGGAACGGCCGGTTTTAACTATCGATGTGGGCGGTACCAAGATAATCGCTGCCCTCGTTTCGGCACAGGGCGAGATGATAGCCAGAGAGTATTTCTCCACTTTAGCAGATGAAGGAACGGCGGCCGTGATTGACCGCATAATCGCGGCGGTAAACCGTCTCCTTAAGCTGAACAAAATGACCTTGTCCCTGATAAATAGTATCAGCATTGCCGCGGCGGGCATTATCGATATGGACAGGGGCGTGATAACCGTGTCGCCCAATCTCCCCGGCTGGCATGACGTTCCGCTGAGGGACGTTATCGCCGAAAGGTGTAAAGTCAGCGTCTTTCTGCTCAATGACGCCAGCGCTGCCGCTTTAGCCGAGCACCGGCTTGGCGCCGGGAGGGAGGTCAACAACCTTATCTTCATTACGGTGAGCACCGGCATCGGCGGCGGTATCATTGTGGACGGAAAGCTGTATCTCGGCGCCTCCGGTGGCGCCGGTGAGATCGGGCATATGACTATTGATGTTAACGGCCCGCGCTGTCTCTGTGGCAATAATGGCTGTCTGGAGGTGCTGTCCTCGGGTACGGCTATCGCCAGGGAGGCGATGGCGCGTATCCGCCACGGGGAAAAGTCATCGCTTACCGCTATGGCTGGTGGTAATCTGGAGAACGTCACCGCCGAAGAGGTATCGCTGGCGGCTCAGGACGGGGATTCTCTGGCTCTGGCTGTTATTGAGCGGAGCGCCCGTTATCTGGGGGCTGGACTGGTAAACCTGGTACATATCTTTAACCCGGAAATGATTGTGGTCGGTGGAGGGGTGTCCAAGATGGGAGACCTGCTGCTGGAACCGGTCAGGCAAACGGTAGACGAAAGGGCTTTCCCTCTACTGGCTCAGGGAGTGCGCATTGTTCCGGCGCGGCTCGGGGATGATGCCGGAGCGTTCGGCGCGGCCCTTTTCGCTTTCCAGCAAAGGTAAGCGGTTGCCTGTTTTCCCTGCCTTTGGTTGTTGCTTCTGTCAGGCGAGCGCAGTGACCACCGCTCTGGATTCCAGCCTTCATTTCCGGTGGAATTCTAACAGAGCGAAATTATCGTGCCTTCTTACATCCCAGCAGACCAGTCTATCTGAACCCTGGCTGATTTTTTCTACTACCTGGGAATAGGTAATACAGCTATTTCTGAGTGTATTGTTATCGAAAAAACCCAGAGTGCCGTCCGGATAAGTGAAGACGCAGACGGTATGGCTCTTGCGCACGGGATGCATCATGGCGGTGACGAGCGCCGGATTAAAAGAAGCGTCCAGTCGCTTCAACAAGTCACAGGCCAGGGTGGCGAATCCGTCACAATCATCCTTTTTCCTTGCCCATGTCGCCTGCGGGTAGCTGATGCTATCGAACAGGTGCAATGGCCCATCCTTCGTCCAGGTTACCTGTTTCAAGCAAGCTTGGATTTCCGCCAGGGAATTTACCGCCGGCAACGCAGCTTTTAGATAGCCCTGCTCGAATATTTTACGGCGAAGCTTTGACCATCCGTAGCGTCCCGACCGCAGCCACCAAACTAGAAAAACATCTATTATGCCTGCCATTTCAAGCTCCATGATGCTGACTAAGTCCTGAGCTGGACGCCTCTCTCACCTGGGGCTTCCCCTTTGCGATATTTGTTGATATATTGCTGAGGGTCCCAGGTCGAGAAGAACTCGTCTGCGGCCTGCCGTCCGGACTGGAAAAGCGCATCACTCCTCTCGCGGGAAATATCGAACTCTGTGGTATTGACTCCCAGCGTCGGAATCGCAATCGTCCTGACGAAGTCCTGGTCTTTGATATAGCGGGCATCGTGGGCTTCCATCATGGTACTGAACAATGCTGCCAGCAGGCTTATCGGTCCGCCGATATGACGTGGGGTGCCTTCTTCCGGCTCAACAAGCTTGAAGCCAAAGGTTGGCCATTCCGGCGGGCTGCCTACGCTGTCAAATAACCATACCGGAAAATTGCTCAGAACTCCGCCGTCCACTATGTAGCTGGTATGGCCTGTCTTCATGTTCTGAAGTTTTACCGGTTCGTAGAAGAGGGGAATACTCATGCTCATCCTGACGGCAAAAGCTACATTCAGGTCCTCCGGCCTTACGCCATAGTTGGCTATATCTTGAGGAAGTACCAGCATATTCCCCTCAGTTATATCCGAGGCGATAACCCTGAGCTTAAAGCGGTATTTGTCTGCTTTCTCCCCCGGTATCAGGAGGTCGCCGAACGTGGTGATATTCTTCGCCTTGAGTAAATCCCCCATCCATTTCTGGAAGAATTTACCCTCATAAAGTCCTTTCTCAAAAATAATGCTGATCAGCGGACCCACCCTCGGAATCCTGTCGATGATGCTCTGGTCTTTGAAATTATCATAGTCCAGATCGGTGAGTATCTCCTTCATTTCTCCCGCATTGTAACCTGCCGCAATCAAAGTGGCGACTATGGCCCCGGCGGAAGTGCCGGCTACATTTTGCCAGGCAATCCCTCTCTCTTCAGCGACAGCGATTGCCCCGACTAACCCGATGCCCTTGACGCCACCTCCTTCAAAGACGGCGTCAGCTTTTAATAAAGTTGTTTCTGTCATTACAGCCCCCTTATTCTATCCGCATTTCCTAGGTTACATAACTAAAGCAGTTATTGTTCTCATCGGTTTCTTCGATTATATCCTCAAAATCAGAACAAAGGTCTACAGTAAACCCGGCAGGAGACAACTCGACTGGTGAAAATACTCTTTCTACTATCTCCCCGGGTTTCATAACCGGGACTATATCCTCACCTATAATCTCACCATTATAACGGAGAACGGTCAAGCTCCGGCCTGCTTCATTGTCTCCCCGGTTCTGTATAACATACCGGATAAGGCAAAGACCCGCTTTTATATCGAGCCATTCATGCGATACTTCCAATATCACTAAATCCGGTGCCTTCCTGGATACAGCTACCTGAAAAGTCCGCTCTCCACTCCATGCCATGTTGCCCGTTACATCATAGGCGCTGGCACTGTACATCACTATGGCTCCTTCCTCATAAGGTCCGCCGGTAAAGACCATCGGAGATAAGTCACCCTCTTCGACTAATTCCCCATTAACAACTAGCTCTATCCAGCCTATCTCAGAATCATCATACGCTTCCACGGTAAAGGTTACTCTCTCGCCTGGTTGTGGAGCTTCGGCCGATATGTATAGTTCCAGTTCAGGTGGAATGGTATCATCGGGCTCTGATAGCAGTGTTGCCGCGGCCACAATTGTGCCGATGGCAATGACGAGTACGGCGCTGATAGCCAGTCCTTTTGATACAGGCGACTTCCCAATGCGGGTAAGCCGGTCTTTCAATCGCTTCCTTAATCCCTCTTCAATATCCCTGATGATTTGCTCTTTCGGGACGCCTTCCTGAGTTATTTTGCTGGTGGTGCTCTCCGTGTTCTCGTTTACGAGGTTTTCTATCTTACGATCGGATATTGTCTCCAGCCGTTTCTGCAATTTATCTGCGGCGGCTTTGTTGAGTTCTCTCTTCAGATCGTTTACTGTCCGTTTCGTCCCGGCTTTCGTTACGCGAAATACAATACCGCTGACCAATTCCGCTGTCAGTCTCTTTACCGGTTCCTTAACGCTGTTTTTGAGATTCTCTTCTGACATTCCCGCAGCGTCCTCCCGCTAATGGTGGGTCTTCGCATTCCGGAGACGTTCCTGGCATGATTCAAGCTCTTTCTGGAGGCTATCCTCCAGGGCTGCCTGGATACCGCCAGCGATTTCCTTGATGAACGGGTTGTCCGGCAATCTGTCTGATAATCTGCTCAGGGCTTGCTTTTCGGCTCTCGTAACCACGTCTTTTAGCTGCCTGATTTCACTCTCCGTCAGCTTGATATTTCGTTGGGTAATTTCGATGACAAGACGGCTGCAAATCCCTCGCATGTAGATTTCGGCAGGTCTGCTGACAATATTCTTGGTGCTTTCTCGCAAGGTTGTCCGGGCGGTATCTTCAAGGATATCCTCAATGACTTCACGAAAATCAATCTCACCGGAACTGCCAAGGTCTCCAGAGAGAGAACCTTTGAGACCTTCCTCGATTCCTTTTCGAAGACCGTCGGATACCCCTTCTTTGACTCCTTCCATAATCCCATCAACGATTCCAGTAAGAATCGCCTCCAGGTTGGAATCCTGTTCGGCGGTGACCTTCTCAAAGATCTGGATATCCGCAGGCATGCTAATCTCCGTTTAGGGTTGAGAGTTATTATAGACCAATAAACTCCTATTTTCCAATTCACCGCATTGGAGTACGGGAAAGAGAGAAGCTTTCGCCGGATGGTGCCACCGGTTCCGGTTGTCCATTAACTAACCAGCAGTGGCAGTTTGACTGGAAGATATTTCCGCGGGTAAAGTTGGCGGCAAGACAGCTGCCCCGGCATGATCCCAGCCATTCGCAACTCTGGCAATATCCTTCTATATCACCGGTAACGAGACTGCGGAAATAGTTGAGAAAAATCGAGTTCCTCCATATCCATTCGAAGCTATGATTTTTCACGTTATCAGCTTCCACTCCGGTGAAGAAGTTGCAGGGCAAGACGTCTCCGGAGGAATTAATTGTGCAGTAGGATATTGCTCCGTCACAGCCAATGTGCAGTTCATCAGAGTTCGGGGCCGGAGGTGGTGGTGAGAGGGTGCATTCGAATTCCATCGGAGCAATGGTTAGCTTCTTTTCTTCCCGGAGCCGGTTCAATAAAAGGGTCAGCCTCCGCATTTGTTCCGGTGATACTTCAAGCTGCCGTGACTGTAAACCTCGTCCGCCGGGAACGAAGGGCAGGATACGAAAAGTAGCAACCCCCAGCTCCGCAGCAAAATTGTAAAGGTTTGGAATATTCTCTATGTTTTGCGTTGTCACCGTGGCTGCCAGAGTTACCTCAATGCCGGCTGCCAGTAGATGACGGACGCCTCGGACGCATCTTTTCCAGGCGCCGGGTGACTGCCGGAAATCATCATGGATGCTGGGAGTGGCTGCATCGAGGCTGACCTGGGCCATAACCCTGAACTCAGCCAGGGCAGAGGCTGCATTCCTGTTGATACGGGTAGCATTAGTGGCAACCTGTAGTGAGAGGCCCCTCTCCGCAGCGTAAGCGCAGATATCCAGAAAATCAGGACGCAGGGTCGGCTCTCCGCCGCTGATTATCAGTTGACGTACCCCGAAACTGGCCATTTCGTCTATCAGGCGAAAGCATTCAGCGAGTGTCAACCCATCTGTACGGGATGAATCACTATCAACCACGCAATGACGGCAGTGCAGATTGCAGTTGCCGGTGATGTCCCAGAGTACCGCCAGGGGCGCGGGAATGTCCCACAAGTGCATGCGGCGGTTCCGCCACCAGAGAACTCCTTCTTCGGTCAGTTTGTGAAGGAGGGGGAGAGCTGCTTCCAGTACAACAGAACGGTCAGTGCGGTAACTGGAAACAAGTTCGGCAATAATCTCCTGAAAGGTACGATATCCATCGCATCGCTTTAGTAGCTGGGCAGCAGCGTTATTGACCTCGTCCACCCGGCCGCTAATAGGATTGGTAAACAGCCAGTTCTCTTTACCTTCTTCCACTTTGAGCGGAAAATATGGCACCGATTCTAAGTCAAACATGCGTTAAGACAAGACAATCTCCAAATTATTGTGGCCCGGAAAGGAGCCTGGCCTTTGTCCTCCAATTGCGGAGATTTGTTGCTGAAATCCCGCTATTTTTGGCCAACTCTCTCAGAGATTGGTCAGTCTTTGTGGCTTCAACGAATTTATCCACCGTGGAGATGCCCAGGCTTCGGAGAATGGTGGCCCGTTCCTTGCCGATACCGGATACCTTCTGAATATCCATCCTTCTTATTTCTGGTTTGATTTCCGGTGGGCGCTCGACTATTTTCGGAATGAACGGTCCCGGATCAGGTCCGGGCAGACATCCTCTGGGACCCGGCGGGCACAAGAACTGCGGGGCGGGCGGACAGAACAAAGTGGGGGAAGGAGGGCATTTAATGATGGCGGGACCCGGCGGACACATCAGGGACGGGGACACCAGGCATATGGTTGGTGCTGGTGGACAGAAAGTGATTCCCGGGGCAATCCAGCAGATGAGCGGACAGCCGATTGCCGTACCGATACCAACAGCGGCGAAGGCATTGATGATTGTCGCCCGCCACCGCCCGTACCGGGGGTCTCCTGCGTAGAGATCATCCAGCGAATCGAGCACCGCATCACGCATATCGGCAAAATCGGAGCTAGCCGTCAGATGGGCGGTTAAGGCTTGATAGTAAAGTCGTCCGAGGACTTCGTTACCCAGCGCCTCACACATTGTGATACCGCGGTGCGTACCACCGACAGCAATGAGATAGGCGGCCTTGTTAGTTATTCCGCTGTTGATATGAACCCCGCCATTATCCTGGAGGCCGGTATACTTATCATCCATATGGTCAGGCTGATGCCCGGCCAGGACACTGGTTATCGGGTCAGCCGGGTCATATTGACCGCCGTTGGTCGGGTCTGCCATGTTGCGTCCGGCGGGTGCGGAAGCCAGTAGCCAGTTATCCTCCCCATGGAGCCAGTCCCCGTCAATCAAGGCAGCGAAGACGTCAGACATTGATTCATTGAGAGCGCCTGATTCTCCCGAATAAATCAGCCCCGCTGTATGCTCGGTCACGGCGTGAGTCCATTCATGGGCGACCATATCCAGCGTACAGAAAGGACCGTAGGTGACCCCGTCCCCATTGCCTATCTTAACCAGTTGCTGACTGGGAGACCAGGAAGCGTTGTTCCAGTTGTTGCCGACATTGGCGTAGATTTCCATATCAGCGCCGGCATCGTCATAGCTGTCCCGCCCGTGTACCATCAGATAGTAATCGAATACAATGCGCGAGTAATAATGACAATCGGCGTCCGCACCCTGGTCGGCAGCGGACCAGTTGTTATTGTTGTCAGCGGATAAAGCCGCCGGAGGATACCCGCCATTGCAATCATGGGTTCGGACGCGGGCGCCGGTGGGTACCCACTGGTCTTCAAGCTCATACTTGTTTGCGGCATGGTTGTGTACCGTATTTAGCGTCACGCTTCCGGTGTACCTGCCGCTACCCGTACCGGTGGTGCGGGTGTGCGTAGGCAGGTTATTATAGCGCCAGACAACCTCCCCCGATGAGGCGTCAATGAAATACGCCCATTCCGCGGGGATTTCTCTCCCATCCAGGCCCTTATCAGTACCGGAGACAGTTAGATGCCAGCACTGGTAGGTCTTGCCTTCATGTACAAGCACCAGGAGCAGCGGCGCAGCGCCCGGAATTTCCGCGTTGTCAGGGGCATGGTTGAGGGCTCTCCTCCTGGCTTCTTCAGCGGAAAGACGGCGTATCGCCGGTAAATCAATGCCAGGGATAAAACGGCCGTTCGTGCCTTTAATGATATTATCAGCGCTCAGGTGAACCACCAGTTCACCGCCAAACACCGGCATATCACGGTACATCTGCTGATAGCGGATATGGCGGTTACCCTGCCTGTCGGTGACGATGTCTTTCAGCCTTAATTCTGTTTCAGGCGCTCTTATCGCGAACAGGCGGCTGTTCGCTGAAACAAACTCGCGGGCTATGCTTTCAGGTTCTCCATCACGGGGTGGGGTCAGGTTGCCCCGCAATCTGGCGGGAGTTCCTGAGCGCTCATCCCAGGAGATTTCCGCATTGGCATCAATCTTCTTCAGACTATCGAAGGCATGTTGCTGGTCTCTACTTGGTCCTGGCATACTTAGACCTCCTTTTCTGTGCCTGTCTCCTTGTCAGATTGTCAACTATGGTTCGGATACTATGAGATTACTCTCTTTCTTAGCTCTTTGCGAGCCTGGCGTGGCATTATAGCCGTCCGTGGACAAACCCCACACGTGCAGCTCGAAATTATAAGCCAGCATTGAGCAGAGTATCAACGATATCGGTAAAGTCGTGGCCGTGAAAGTAACTGACTTGTTATTCACTCCTGTCCAGTTGCTGGTGGGATCGGGACGGGATTCGGAGATAGTGATGCCGGCGGAGAAAGCCTCCTTACCACGCGTCCCGCTCAACCAGTATTGCTTCACGTGTCCTTCAGGGTCATGGGCGGTAACCTTGAATTGAATGCCCCTGTCAGCGCCGAGCTGCAAAGAGCCGCATGGCGTTACTCCTCCCACACTGGTGCCGACTATTTCAAGCTTGGCATCCGGCACGCTGTTGTCGGTGCGGATAACCGGCATCCCAAAGGTGCCCACCTCGGTATTTGCTGCATCATAACCGATAACGCGCAGGGCATAAAAACCGTTAGGATAGTTAAGGGAATTCCAGGTAACCTTGAGGGCATGTTCGTGCCAGTCGGCTTCAGGCTCGGTATCTATATTCTGGTATTTCCCCGTTACCGGGTCCGGCCCGAGGTTCAATGGCTCCCACACATGCAGGGTATTATTCCATTTTCGGTTTGTCAGCGTGTCGGTTAAATCATTCCAGCTGCCCGTTGCGCCGAACTCGTCAGCTTCGGCAATCTGTACCTTACAAGTTGCCACCGGCGGCGCTTCAGCAAAAAGCCCGAAGATACGCAACGTACCGCAGAAAGGCTGATGTTTGACTCCGGCAATCGGGGCCGGGTCGCCGGGTTGAGCGGTGGCGTAGCCAAGCTGAAACCGGACATTGTCTATCGGAATAAGCCCCAGGCTGACAAAGCGGAAACCTTCATCCGGTTTTATGCCTGCGTCCGGTACCGGAATTGTATCTTCCACCGGCACGAAGTAGTCCCGATGAAAATCATCGACGATGTCCCAATCTACCGGTCCCTCGTATACCTGCTGCCAGACTCCGGATACAAACTGTGATATGCGCGCTCTGATGTCCGGTTTCTTATCGGTGAACAGCCACAGCCAAATCCAGGGGCTGTTCTTGTAAGAAAAATCGAACTCGAAATCATAGCTTCCATCAGGTGCGGTATAGGCATAGCCCAGGTAAGCTT is from Dehalococcoidales bacterium and encodes:
- a CDS encoding ROK family protein yields the protein MSLREVGEQERPVLTIDVGGTKIIAALVSAQGEMIAREYFSTLADEGTAAVIDRIIAAVNRLLKLNKMTLSLINSISIAAAGIIDMDRGVITVSPNLPGWHDVPLRDVIAERCKVSVFLLNDASAAALAEHRLGAGREVNNLIFITVSTGIGGGIIVDGKLYLGASGGAGEIGHMTIDVNGPRCLCGNNGCLEVLSSGTAIAREAMARIRHGEKSSLTAMAGGNLENVTAEEVSLAAQDGDSLALAVIERSARYLGAGLVNLVHIFNPEMIVVGGGVSKMGDLLLEPVRQTVDERAFPLLAQGVRIVPARLGDDAGAFGAALFAFQQR
- a CDS encoding DUF4332 domain-containing protein; translated protein: MPGPSRDQQHAFDSLKKIDANAEISWDERSGTPARLRGNLTPPRDGEPESIAREFVSANSRLFAIRAPETELRLKDIVTDRQGNRHIRYQQMYRDMPVFGGELVVHLSADNIIKGTNGRFIPGIDLPAIRRLSAEEARRRALNHAPDNAEIPGAAPLLLVLVHEGKTYQCWHLTVSGTDKGLDGREIPAEWAYFIDASSGEVVWRYNNLPTHTRTTGTGSGRYTGSVTLNTVHNHAANKYELEDQWVPTGARVRTHDCNGGYPPAALSADNNNNWSAADQGADADCHYYSRIVFDYYLMVHGRDSYDDAGADMEIYANVGNNWNNASWSPSQQLVKIGNGDGVTYGPFCTLDMVAHEWTHAVTEHTAGLIYSGESGALNESMSDVFAALIDGDWLHGEDNWLLASAPAGRNMADPTNGGQYDPADPITSVLAGHQPDHMDDKYTGLQDNGGVHINSGITNKAAYLIAVGGTHRGITMCEALGNEVLGRLYYQALTAHLTASSDFADMRDAVLDSLDDLYAGDPRYGRWRATIINAFAAVGIGTAIGCPLICWIAPGITFCPPAPTICLVSPSLMCPPGPAIIKCPPSPTLFCPPAPQFLCPPGPRGCLPGPDPGPFIPKIVERPPEIKPEIRRMDIQKVSGIGKERATILRSLGISTVDKFVEATKTDQSLRELAKNSGISATNLRNWRTKARLLSGPQ
- the holA gene encoding DNA polymerase III subunit delta, whose amino-acid sequence is MLYILTGQDDYSLTRALEEIKKGLGDPELLASTTTILDGQQVVPDEVKNVCATVPFLAEKRLVIIKGLLQRFEAAGRRGRQTKTSRTSPAEDARVFAACFTGMPDTTVLVLLEGVLNSKNPLLVELAGKAAVKTFPLVKGNALQQWVQNQVKAEGGSITPRAVELLTRVVGSNLWTMAGEVNKLTLFASGRPIEEEDVKILVSSAQETSVFAMVDAIVEFKIGVAERLVEQLLQQGAAPTYLLFMLVRQVRMIVRARELKKQGKPEVEIQRRLGVTSEFALRRTVEQSQRYSWARLKEVYQELLEADLAIKTGKYDAELALNILVADLCRQRGASVA
- a CDS encoding CARDB domain-containing protein, with the translated sequence MSEENLKNSVKEPVKRLTAELVSGIVFRVTKAGTKRTVNDLKRELNKAAADKLQKRLETISDRKIENLVNENTESTTSKITQEGVPKEQIIRDIEEGLRKRLKDRLTRIGKSPVSKGLAISAVLVIAIGTIVAAATLLSEPDDTIPPELELYISAEAPQPGERVTFTVEAYDDSEIGWIELVVNGELVEEGDLSPMVFTGGPYEEGAIVMYSASAYDVTGNMAWSGERTFQVAVSRKAPDLVILEVSHEWLDIKAGLCLIRYVIQNRGDNEAGRSLTVLRYNGEIIGEDIVPVMKPGEIVERVFSPVELSPAGFTVDLCSDFEDIIEETDENNNCFSYVT
- a CDS encoding helix-hairpin-helix domain-containing protein, which codes for MSDSKQAKYTRPEEINTGTASNVLASLNTTRSSEELAAIIEISGERDIGQKVAQNIIARRTQLGGFKDLSQVLAVPQVGPERFTEIVRTLSERKEPLASYTIEGQLKGTTSLNFRQNKLVVCAYIGGVEVARADVNENGKYRLNFKHAEVPSNAELRVLPAKFAQRAARTTAMSKTMSASRYKLQHKSIAYYAAYDIMIPKDYLIFWSTVTKTYHMHGAVYATTFAGGIPISIEPLPAAKIEFYEVDTPIIWLFGTDPVLTEAYLGYAYTAPDGSYDFEFDFSYKNSPWIWLWLFTDKKPDIRARISQFVSGVWQQVYEGPVDWDIVDDFHRDYFVPVEDTIPVPDAGIKPDEGFRFVSLGLIPIDNVRFQLGYATAQPGDPAPIAGVKHQPFCGTLRIFGLFAEAPPVATCKVQIAEADEFGATGSWNDLTDTLTNRKWNNTLHVWEPLNLGPDPVTGKYQNIDTEPEADWHEHALKVTWNSLNYPNGFYALRVIGYDAANTEVGTFGMPVIRTDNSVPDAKLEIVGTSVGGVTPCGSLQLGADRGIQFKVTAHDPEGHVKQYWLSGTRGKEAFSAGITISESRPDPTSNWTGVNNKSVTFTATTLPISLILCSMLAYNFELHVWGLSTDGYNATPGSQRAKKESNLIVSEP
- a CDS encoding patatin-like phospholipase family protein produces the protein MTETTLLKADAVFEGGGVKGIGLVGAIAVAEERGIAWQNVAGTSAGAIVATLIAAGYNAGEMKEILTDLDYDNFKDQSIIDRIPRVGPLISIIFEKGLYEGKFFQKWMGDLLKAKNITTFGDLLIPGEKADKYRFKLRVIASDITEGNMLVLPQDIANYGVRPEDLNVAFAVRMSMSIPLFYEPVKLQNMKTGHTSYIVDGGVLSNFPVWLFDSVGSPPEWPTFGFKLVEPEEGTPRHIGGPISLLAALFSTMMEAHDARYIKDQDFVRTIAIPTLGVNTTEFDISRERSDALFQSGRQAADEFFSTWDPQQYINKYRKGEAPGERGVQLRT
- a CDS encoding PqqD family peptide modification chaperone is translated as MFDLESVPYFPLKVEEGKENWLFTNPISGRVDEVNNAAAQLLKRCDGYRTFQEIIAELVSSYRTDRSVVLEAALPLLHKLTEEGVLWWRNRRMHLWDIPAPLAVLWDITGNCNLHCRHCVVDSDSSRTDGLTLAECFRLIDEMASFGVRQLIISGGEPTLRPDFLDICAYAAERGLSLQVATNATRINRNAASALAEFRVMAQVSLDAATPSIHDDFRQSPGAWKRCVRGVRHLLAAGIEVTLAATVTTQNIENIPNLYNFAAELGVATFRILPFVPGGRGLQSRQLEVSPEQMRRLTLLLNRLREEKKLTIAPMEFECTLSPPPPAPNSDELHIGCDGAISYCTINSSGDVLPCNFFTGVEADNVKNHSFEWIWRNSIFLNYFRSLVTGDIEGYCQSCEWLGSCRGSCLAANFTRGNIFQSNCHCWLVNGQPEPVAPSGESFSLSRTPMR